One genomic segment of Impatiens glandulifera chromosome 6, dImpGla2.1, whole genome shotgun sequence includes these proteins:
- the LOC124943511 gene encoding agamous-like MADS-box protein AGL62, giving the protein MYPIKKDITIEKDISIKMIKSTDSSLTFSKRKFSVFKKADELSTLCGSELAIVMFSPSGKAFSYGNPSVNSILDQFMGLDPLKTLDPISHELLEAQNNLRVREIEARIAEVEDMLKLEQQRELSLDMTNHAKKRWWEQSFKEISLTELHLRKDKMEELKMFFEEQKKMKMLTE; this is encoded by the coding sequence ATGTATCCCATAAAAAAGGATATCACTATAGAAAAAGATATTTCGATTAAGATGATTAAAAGTACCGATAGTTCACTAACGTTTTCGAAGAGAAAGTTCAGCGTTTTCAAGAAAGCTGATGAACTTTCCACTCTTTGTGGAAGTGAGCTAGCGATAGTAATGTTTAGTCCAAGTGGAAAAGCGTTCTCTTATGGAAACCCCAGTGTAAATTCCATATTGGATCAATTCATGGGCCTTGATCCCTTGAAAACACTTGATCCAATATCCCATGAACTCTTAGAGGCACAAAACAATTTACGTGTTCGAGAGATTGAAGCTCGAATAGCAGAGGTTGAAGATATGCTCAAACTTGAACAACAACGAGAACTGTCACTAGATATGACTAACCATGCAAAGAAAAGATGGTGGGAACAATCCTTTAAGGAGATAAGCTTGACTGAGTTACATTTGAGGAAGGATAAGATGGAAGAGCTAAAAATGTTTTTTGAAGAGcagaaaaaaatgaagatgtTGACCGAATGA